One Paenibacillus sp. FSL W8-0186 genomic window carries:
- the flgB gene encoding flagellar basal body rod protein FlgB — protein sequence MQLLNGVGFQRLENAIQAASTRQQVIADNIANVDTPYFKRSNVSFETLLQNELNGGMPALRGNRTDYRHFVIGSSGNVPEPRIVVDDRTAMNNNLNNVDIDSEMSLLAENKLRYDTYIEQLNYQIKMKRVATEGR from the coding sequence ATGCAGCTACTAAATGGCGTAGGCTTTCAAAGGCTCGAAAACGCGATTCAGGCTGCCAGTACTAGGCAGCAAGTGATAGCAGATAATATAGCGAACGTGGATACCCCTTATTTCAAGCGTTCGAACGTATCTTTCGAGACCTTGTTGCAGAATGAATTGAACGGCGGAATGCCTGCTCTCCGGGGAAATCGGACCGACTATAGGCACTTTGTCATAGGTTCGTCAGGGAATGTACCGGAGCCCAGAATCGTGGTCGATGACAGAACAGCAATGAACAACAACTTGAATAACGTGGACATCGATAGCGAGATGAGTTTGCTTGCGGAAAATAAACTTAGGTACGACACGTACATAGAACAGTTGAATTATCAAATCAAAATGAAGCGCGTGGCTACAGAAGGGAGATAA
- the flgC gene encoding flagellar basal body rod protein FlgC encodes MKISDSFNISSSALTAQRLRMDVISSNIANARTTRASMENGQPIPYRRKTVVMAPNKTDFGTTLDSLMGKKPISQGVKITQITEDQTPFKPVYDPTHPDADGEGYVYMPNVDLMKEMVDMISATRSYEANITALNASKAMISKALQIGK; translated from the coding sequence TTGAAAATCAGCGACAGTTTCAATATTAGTTCTTCAGCACTAACAGCGCAGCGCCTTCGTATGGATGTTATCTCCTCCAATATCGCTAATGCCCGAACAACGCGCGCCAGCATGGAAAATGGCCAGCCGATCCCATATCGGCGGAAGACGGTTGTCATGGCACCCAACAAAACCGATTTTGGTACGACACTGGATTCGTTAATGGGCAAGAAACCCATTAGCCAGGGGGTAAAGATTACTCAAATCACGGAAGATCAAACGCCATTCAAGCCGGTATACGATCCGACGCATCCCGACGCTGACGGCGAAGGCTATGTCTACATGCCAAACGTAGATTTGATGAAGGAAATGGTAGACATGATTTCGGCCACGCGGTCGTACGAAGCCAACATCACCGCGCTGAACGCCAGTAAAGCCATGATTTCAAAGGCCTTGCAAATCGGTAAATAA
- the fliE gene encoding flagellar hook-basal body complex protein FliE — MEAVRSWEELIQNNISLNTIQRLEAATEPVKPTVTSPSEAIKNFSSYLTDALNGVAAQENNVQRVNEQFLLGQANVDQVMIASEQALLSLQLTTQVRNKVIEAYQEIMRTQI, encoded by the coding sequence ATTGAAGCAGTCAGGAGTTGGGAAGAATTGATCCAAAACAATATTAGTCTGAATACGATTCAAAGGTTAGAGGCCGCAACAGAACCGGTCAAACCAACAGTAACATCTCCTTCAGAAGCGATTAAAAATTTCAGTTCATATTTGACTGATGCTCTGAACGGAGTAGCCGCACAAGAAAACAATGTACAACGAGTCAATGAACAGTTTCTCCTTGGTCAAGCGAATGTTGATCAGGTCATGATCGCCTCAGAGCAAGCACTGTTAAGTTTGCAGCTCACTACGCAAGTACGGAACAAAGTGATCGAAGCTTATCAAGAGATTATGCGTACGCAAATTTAA
- the fliF gene encoding flagellar basal-body MS-ring/collar protein FliF, producing MNERIAQYRDRLTGYWNNFSSKQKTLLLSTIAIILLAVILLTIQFSKTEYEVAFTNLDSTDAAGIMNHLESSGIPYKLSADGTSISVPSKEASRVKVDVGSQGIVKNGSIGWEAFNESSSLIGMTDNEFSVKYRSALNGEVEQLLKRMKGVQDAKVLINLPEENVFASPEEQQKASASIVIGFKPGYRPNQEAVDGYFNLVKTSIPNLPIENISISSSDDTVLLPTGQGGNHGSLTTAVQENMALQKKFESDVSRSVKQFLSKLTGPDKIEVLVASTLNFDQIIEKNNLVTPVDTENMRGIEISAQRIQKSYTGQGQGNPDSGIPGTGTEDVPGYPAESSGTGVSSEESSSTINYEVNRITKDIVASPYVVKDLTINVAVEPPVGQDSLDQATQDAIENILANIVRSYLADSGTTYTDAELQQKVAVFSQTFHGSEEKAAGFALSNPWVWGGAIAVLLVGAGIGALVFRRRKKEEEEEEELPLPLPPEFPSINLDTITNESQVRKQLETLAKKKPDEFVNLLRTWLADE from the coding sequence GTGAATGAGAGAATCGCCCAATACCGGGATCGATTAACCGGATATTGGAATAATTTCAGCAGTAAGCAAAAAACGCTATTATTATCGACGATAGCGATCATTTTATTGGCAGTAATATTGTTGACGATTCAGTTTTCTAAAACGGAATATGAAGTAGCCTTTACGAATTTGGATTCTACAGATGCTGCGGGCATCATGAATCACCTTGAATCAAGCGGTATTCCTTATAAATTAAGCGCGGATGGAACTAGCATTTCCGTGCCTAGCAAGGAAGCGTCTCGCGTGAAAGTAGACGTAGGGTCGCAGGGGATCGTGAAAAACGGCTCTATCGGCTGGGAAGCTTTTAACGAGAGTTCTTCCCTGATCGGTATGACGGACAATGAATTCAGCGTGAAGTACAGAAGCGCACTCAATGGTGAAGTGGAGCAGCTGTTGAAACGTATGAAGGGTGTACAAGATGCCAAGGTCCTGATTAACTTGCCGGAGGAAAATGTATTCGCCAGTCCGGAAGAACAGCAGAAGGCATCCGCTTCGATCGTCATCGGCTTCAAACCGGGATATCGTCCGAATCAGGAAGCGGTGGATGGATACTTCAACCTTGTGAAGACATCCATACCTAACCTGCCGATCGAGAATATTTCCATCTCCTCCAGTGATGACACCGTACTTTTGCCTACAGGGCAAGGAGGCAATCACGGTTCTCTTACGACCGCTGTGCAGGAGAATATGGCTCTACAGAAGAAGTTTGAAAGTGATGTAAGCCGAAGCGTTAAACAGTTTCTATCCAAGTTGACAGGGCCTGATAAAATCGAGGTTCTAGTAGCGTCAACGCTTAATTTCGATCAAATTATTGAGAAAAATAATCTTGTTACCCCCGTTGATACCGAAAATATGCGGGGAATTGAGATCAGTGCCCAAAGAATTCAGAAAAGCTATACCGGCCAAGGTCAAGGCAATCCGGATAGCGGAATTCCTGGCACCGGAACTGAAGACGTGCCGGGTTATCCTGCTGAAAGCAGCGGTACCGGCGTGAGCTCCGAAGAATCCTCTTCCACGATTAACTATGAGGTCAACCGTATAACCAAGGATATCGTAGCGAGTCCTTATGTTGTTAAAGATTTAACCATTAATGTAGCAGTTGAACCACCTGTTGGACAAGATTCTTTGGATCAAGCCACCCAGGATGCAATTGAGAACATATTAGCGAATATCGTCAGATCTTATCTTGCCGATTCAGGTACTACTTATACAGACGCTGAACTCCAGCAAAAAGTTGCTGTTTTCTCGCAAACTTTTCATGGATCGGAAGAAAAAGCTGCCGGCTTTGCCTTATCTAACCCATGGGTATGGGGAGGGGCGATCGCTGTTCTGTTAGTTGGAGCTGGGATTGGAGCGCTTGTGTTCCGTCGCCGTAAAAAAGAGGAAGAAGAGGAAGAAGAGCTGCCGCTGCCTTTACCTCCGGAATTCCCGTCGATCAACTTGGATACTATTACGAACGAAAGTCAAGTGCGTAAACAGCTCGAAACGCTGGCGAAGAAGAAGCCGGATGAATTTGTTAACCTGCTGCGCACCTGGCTGGCAGACGAGTAG
- the fliG gene encoding flagellar motor switch protein FliG gives MTSGLTGKQKAAILLITLGPEVSAQIFKHLRDDEIEQLTLEIANVRKVDSSEKDMIMAEFHQICLAQEYITQGGINYAKEILEKALGSTKAFEIINRLTATLQVRPFDFARKADPNQILNFIQNENAQTIALVLSYLQFEQAAAILSSLPQEKQADVARRIAMMDSTSPEVISQVERVLEQKLSATVTQDYTSAGGIESIVQILNGVDRGTERTILDSLEIQDPELAEEIKKRMFVFEDIVNIDNRSIQRIIRDIENSDLQLALKVASEEVREAVFRNMSKRMSDTFKEEMEYMGPVRLRDVEEAQTRIVATIRRLEEAGEIIIARGGGDDIIV, from the coding sequence ATGACTTCTGGTCTTACCGGAAAACAAAAGGCGGCAATTTTGCTGATAACGCTCGGTCCCGAGGTGTCAGCGCAAATATTCAAGCATTTACGTGATGATGAGATAGAGCAGTTGACGCTCGAAATCGCTAATGTCCGTAAAGTGGACAGCAGCGAAAAAGATATGATAATGGCAGAATTTCATCAGATTTGCCTTGCTCAAGAATATATCACGCAAGGGGGCATTAATTATGCCAAAGAAATTCTGGAGAAAGCATTGGGTTCCACCAAAGCCTTCGAAATCATTAATCGCTTGACGGCAACGCTTCAAGTCAGACCTTTTGATTTTGCCCGCAAGGCGGATCCTAATCAAATATTGAACTTTATCCAGAATGAGAATGCTCAGACGATTGCGCTCGTATTGTCATACCTGCAGTTTGAGCAAGCAGCAGCGATTCTTTCTTCGCTGCCGCAGGAGAAACAGGCGGATGTAGCCCGGAGAATCGCGATGATGGACAGCACTTCTCCAGAGGTTATTTCCCAAGTAGAACGGGTGCTGGAGCAGAAGCTATCGGCGACCGTAACGCAGGACTATACAAGTGCTGGCGGTATCGAATCGATCGTTCAAATTTTGAATGGGGTCGACCGCGGTACAGAGCGAACGATTTTGGATTCCCTTGAAATTCAGGATCCCGAGCTCGCAGAAGAGATCAAAAAGCGGATGTTCGTATTTGAAGATATCGTCAATATTGATAACCGTTCGATTCAGCGGATTATTCGCGACATCGAGAATTCCGATTTGCAGCTTGCGCTTAAAGTGGCCAGTGAGGAAGTGCGTGAAGCGGTATTCCGCAATATGTCCAAACGCATGTCGGATACTTTCAAGGAAGAAATGGAATATATGGGGCCTGTGCGGCTTCGTGATGTGGAAGAAGCTCAAACTCGTATTGTAGCAACGATCCGCAGATTGGAAGAAGCCGGAGAGATCATTATAGCCCGCGGCGGAGGAGATGACATCATTGTCTAA
- a CDS encoding FliH/SctL family protein, translating into MSNLIKVSQYVPVDILKQLNLGKAYESPQDQQLDDDNSEAPIQTVSAEDIAAEEARRQMLSDAKEFAERQIREASEQAENMLAEAKLQIEAWWQEQREQDEHLIEALKSEGFNQGYEEGKQQAEQSLKATIEQMMSEASAVLEQAYLEKERIIQEAEPFVVELSCSIAEKVIDKQLGLEPDYVLDLVKRSLSRKREQGVITLCVSPAQFAFVQAAREELSLVIDSQAELQILPDATVQDRGCVIRSSFGSVDARIDTQLVEIKKELLRISLDNEDYPGTSS; encoded by the coding sequence TTGTCTAATTTGATTAAGGTGTCCCAATATGTACCGGTCGACATTCTCAAACAATTGAATCTGGGGAAGGCGTACGAATCCCCCCAGGATCAACAATTAGATGATGACAATTCTGAGGCCCCGATTCAGACGGTTTCCGCTGAAGATATAGCGGCTGAAGAGGCAAGGCGGCAAATGCTCAGCGATGCCAAAGAATTCGCCGAACGGCAAATCCGGGAAGCCTCGGAGCAAGCGGAGAATATGCTTGCCGAAGCCAAGCTGCAGATCGAAGCATGGTGGCAGGAGCAAAGAGAGCAGGATGAACATTTGATCGAAGCCCTCAAATCGGAGGGGTTCAATCAAGGATATGAAGAAGGCAAGCAGCAGGCAGAGCAGTCGCTTAAGGCAACAATCGAGCAGATGATGAGCGAGGCGAGCGCCGTGCTGGAGCAGGCTTATTTGGAAAAAGAGCGGATTATTCAGGAAGCCGAACCGTTCGTTGTTGAACTGAGCTGCTCGATTGCGGAGAAAGTGATCGATAAGCAATTAGGCCTGGAACCGGACTACGTGCTGGATCTCGTCAAGAGAAGCTTGTCCAGAAAAAGAGAGCAGGGCGTAATCACGCTCTGCGTCTCGCCGGCTCAATTTGCTTTTGTTCAGGCGGCTCGTGAAGAACTCAGCCTAGTCATCGATTCGCAAGCTGAACTTCAGATTTTACCCGATGCGACAGTTCAGGACCGAGGCTGCGTGATTCGTTCCTCTTTCGGAAGTGTCGACGCTAGAATCGATACACAGCTTGTCGAAATCAAAAAGGAACTTCTGCGGATTTCACTTGATAATGAAGACTACCCGGGGACAAGCTCATGA
- the fliI gene encoding flagellar protein export ATPase FliI, whose protein sequence is MMKLDAAKYIDHLRHMDPIRINGKVTQVIGLMVESEGPDASIGDLCYIYPSKSSEPLRAEVVGFRDNKVLLMPLGELQSIGPGCDVVGTGKPLTVQVGSELLGKVLDGLGEPLDGSLIPARMGHYSTYNKPMNPLTRPRVAQPISIGVRAIDGLLTIGKGQRVGIFAGSGVGKSTLMGMIARNTSADVNVIALIGERGREVLDFIERDLGPEGLERSVVIVATSDQPALIRMKGALIATTIAEYFRDRGLNVMLMMDSVTRYAMALREVGLAVGEPPAMRGYTPSVFAALPKLMERAGTGPSGSITAFYTVLVDGDDMNEPIADAVRGILDGHIVLNRNIANKGHFPAIDILASISRVMKDIVPEEQSEAAENLKRLLSVYRDSEDLINIGAYQQGSNDEIDEALEYIDSIWSFTKQKVNEKSTLSEVQERLIAEFARR, encoded by the coding sequence ATGATGAAACTTGATGCAGCGAAATATATAGACCATCTAAGGCATATGGACCCGATACGAATTAATGGCAAAGTGACGCAAGTTATCGGATTGATGGTTGAATCCGAGGGACCGGACGCGAGCATCGGCGACCTTTGCTATATTTATCCGAGCAAATCCTCGGAGCCGCTTAGAGCCGAAGTCGTTGGTTTCCGGGACAATAAAGTACTGCTTATGCCTCTCGGGGAGCTGCAGTCGATCGGCCCGGGCTGTGACGTGGTTGGTACAGGGAAGCCTTTGACTGTGCAGGTCGGCTCAGAGCTGCTCGGGAAAGTGCTTGATGGACTTGGCGAACCGCTGGACGGCTCGTTGATCCCAGCGCGAATGGGTCACTATTCCACATATAACAAGCCGATGAATCCGCTGACCCGGCCTCGCGTCGCCCAGCCGATCAGCATTGGTGTTAGAGCCATCGACGGGTTGCTTACGATTGGCAAAGGACAGCGCGTCGGTATTTTTGCCGGCTCGGGGGTCGGTAAAAGTACGCTGATGGGCATGATCGCCCGCAACACCTCGGCTGATGTCAACGTGATTGCGCTTATCGGCGAACGTGGTCGCGAGGTTCTGGATTTTATTGAACGCGATCTCGGTCCGGAAGGCTTGGAGCGATCCGTCGTTATCGTTGCAACCTCCGACCAGCCGGCCTTGATTCGGATGAAGGGCGCTCTGATCGCTACGACCATTGCTGAATATTTCCGCGACCGCGGCCTGAATGTCATGCTGATGATGGATTCCGTAACCCGGTACGCCATGGCGCTGCGCGAGGTTGGACTCGCCGTAGGCGAGCCGCCTGCGATGAGAGGGTATACCCCGTCCGTATTCGCAGCTTTGCCGAAGCTTATGGAGCGCGCGGGAACGGGGCCGTCCGGTTCAATTACGGCATTCTATACCGTGCTTGTCGACGGGGATGATATGAACGAGCCTATCGCGGATGCGGTGAGGGGGATTTTGGACGGACATATCGTGCTTAATCGGAATATCGCAAACAAGGGCCATTTCCCTGCGATTGATATTTTGGCAAGCATCAGCCGCGTCATGAAGGATATCGTGCCGGAAGAGCAGAGCGAGGCAGCGGAGAATCTGAAAAGATTGCTGTCCGTGTACAGAGATTCTGAGGATCTGATTAACATCGGGGCATATCAGCAGGGTTCAAACGATGAAATTGACGAGGCCCTGGAATATATCGATAGCATTTGGAGTTTTACCAAGCAGAAGGTGAACGAGAAATCCACATTGTCTGAAGTACAGGAACGTTTAATTGCTGAATTTGCGAGGAGATGA
- the fliJ gene encoding flagellar export protein FliJ produces MKFRYVYQKVVDLKSNQKTQAEWMLSAAVGQLQAEQRSLELLEEDKVRTFTAIQSAMENKASMIKLQELQLYMDYLENCIESKLGDIRRAEANVEKKKAVLNGKMLDEKVWLKAKEKAKHKYQHEMLLREQNELDEIATVRFAMKAR; encoded by the coding sequence ATGAAGTTCCGTTACGTCTACCAGAAAGTTGTCGATTTAAAGTCCAATCAGAAGACGCAGGCAGAATGGATGTTATCCGCTGCCGTCGGCCAGCTGCAGGCGGAGCAGCGTTCCCTCGAATTGCTGGAGGAGGATAAGGTGCGAACCTTCACGGCCATTCAGTCTGCAATGGAGAATAAAGCATCGATGATCAAACTTCAAGAATTGCAGCTTTATATGGATTATTTGGAGAATTGCATTGAAAGCAAGCTAGGCGACATCCGGCGTGCAGAAGCAAATGTTGAGAAGAAGAAGGCCGTGTTGAACGGTAAAATGCTGGATGAGAAAGTCTGGCTCAAGGCAAAAGAAAAAGCTAAACACAAATATCAGCACGAAATGCTTCTTCGGGAACAAAACGAACTGGACGAAATAGCTACGGTCCGGTTTGCCATGAAAGCCCGGTAA
- a CDS encoding flagellar hook-length control protein FliK translates to MSQFISNLSAGNPTAGVMVSANGKAGGSQAAGQAFDQTLVAMLLGNAASAEGGAPLQSLGLLGLTNSDEQQAADAELLNLQAVIDGLLGQLDELDQAMEKDPSLLFVLQAWLQGVQLITEPAHGDAAVVNGADGAQISVLAQHPETMRFAIQDALIQLMNTSGQLSGASSSTLPSQQLLEVLQQVLGARQAANLTLDQPSGGNTANANWASILENSIQTIVSNASSQTGGNRSNQQSADSQTAHTILASHATQNMGKGSLVHVAGAAESTGVADAEELGNVLHTGNVVTAGQLAMRDGLAAPVKPAAPAVPVEQFGKEMGAFLVNKFEVVKLQGMSQARISLYPEHLGQVDVRITLQNGQLIAQFVTEHAFARESLEGQMAQLRAALQAQGLQVNKLEVTQNSSLSSHMYQDGRQQSSDAHQQQNNKRREVREEDLLALGDLNDEWHDWISEVRAREENYGSSFVARV, encoded by the coding sequence ATGAGTCAATTTATATCCAACTTATCCGCAGGAAATCCTACCGCTGGAGTAATGGTATCTGCAAACGGCAAAGCGGGCGGAAGCCAGGCTGCTGGCCAAGCATTTGACCAGACTCTAGTAGCCATGCTGCTTGGAAATGCTGCATCCGCTGAAGGAGGAGCTCCTCTGCAATCTTTAGGGTTGTTAGGATTAACGAATTCGGACGAGCAGCAGGCGGCTGATGCCGAGCTTCTGAATCTGCAAGCGGTGATCGACGGATTGTTAGGGCAGTTGGACGAGCTGGATCAGGCCATGGAGAAGGACCCTTCTTTATTGTTTGTTCTTCAGGCATGGCTGCAAGGTGTACAGTTGATTACTGAGCCAGCACACGGCGATGCTGCAGTTGTCAATGGAGCTGACGGCGCTCAGATTTCAGTTCTAGCCCAGCATCCAGAGACAATGCGCTTTGCGATTCAAGATGCCTTGATACAGTTGATGAATACTTCCGGCCAGCTAAGTGGGGCTAGCTCTTCGACTCTGCCGTCCCAGCAGTTGCTGGAAGTGCTGCAGCAAGTCCTTGGTGCGCGTCAAGCAGCAAACTTAACACTTGATCAGCCGAGCGGAGGAAACACAGCGAATGCCAATTGGGCATCCATTCTGGAAAACAGCATTCAAACGATCGTTAGCAATGCTTCCAGCCAGACGGGCGGGAATAGATCGAACCAGCAGTCCGCTGATTCCCAAACAGCTCATACGATTTTGGCGAGTCATGCAACTCAGAACATGGGCAAAGGAAGCTTAGTTCACGTCGCAGGCGCGGCTGAATCTACAGGCGTAGCTGATGCAGAAGAATTAGGAAATGTGCTTCATACAGGCAATGTCGTGACAGCGGGACAACTCGCCATGCGAGACGGCCTTGCAGCTCCTGTTAAACCGGCTGCACCTGCGGTGCCTGTTGAACAGTTTGGCAAAGAAATGGGAGCATTTCTAGTTAACAAGTTCGAAGTCGTTAAGCTTCAAGGTATGTCGCAGGCCAGAATTTCTCTATATCCAGAGCATCTTGGCCAGGTCGACGTGAGAATCACCCTGCAAAACGGACAGTTAATTGCCCAGTTTGTTACGGAACACGCCTTTGCGAGAGAATCTCTTGAAGGCCAGATGGCGCAGTTAAGAGCGGCGCTGCAAGCGCAGGGGCTGCAAGTAAACAAGCTGGAAGTAACGCAAAACTCTTCGTTGTCCTCCCATATGTATCAGGATGGACGCCAGCAAAGCAGCGATGCGCATCAGCAGCAGAACAACAAACGTCGCGAAGTTCGCGAAGAAGATCTGTTAGCTTTGGGAGATTTGAACGACGAATGGCATGATTGGATTTCTGAAGTGAGAGCTCGGGAAGAGAATTATGGAAGTTCCTTTGTCGCCAGAGTTTAA
- a CDS encoding flagellar hook capping FlgD N-terminal domain-containing protein, translating into MSNFPNVSWPGYSAQNVTSKSQEDNQTLGKDQFLKILITQLQNQDPMQPLQDKEFIAQMATFTSVEQLMNISKQLDVMNQSLGTVSGLIGKRVSWIETEYTGEYDIQTGKTTVTSNGSGIVEGIVIRDNVQYAKVGDKEIKLSDILEIDEAPVPGDNLVGEESNAEGSAQSENQNSSLDGADSP; encoded by the coding sequence GTGTCTAATTTCCCAAATGTCTCTTGGCCGGGCTATTCAGCACAGAATGTTACAAGCAAAAGCCAAGAAGACAATCAGACGCTGGGCAAAGACCAGTTCCTGAAGATACTTATTACTCAGCTGCAGAATCAGGATCCGATGCAGCCGCTGCAGGACAAGGAATTCATCGCTCAGATGGCAACGTTCACGTCGGTTGAGCAATTAATGAATATTTCCAAACAGCTTGATGTCATGAACCAATCGTTAGGTACGGTATCGGGATTGATTGGCAAGCGGGTATCCTGGATCGAAACGGAATATACTGGCGAATACGATATCCAGACGGGTAAAACTACGGTCACCTCGAATGGCAGCGGAATCGTCGAGGGAATTGTTATTCGGGATAATGTCCAGTATGCCAAAGTTGGCGACAAGGAAATTAAGCTGTCAGATATTCTGGAAATTGATGAAGCGCCAGTTCCTGGCGATAATCTTGTGGGAGAAGAATCGAATGCAGAGGGATCTGCTCAGTCAGAAAATCAGAACAGCTCTTTAGATGGAGCTGACTCGCCATGA
- a CDS encoding TIGR02530 family flagellar biosynthesis protein, whose product MNEPIRIGSLYPGRIQPNSLAQAKPTGTAKPKDAKFEEMLQNRLLHFSNHAVKRLEQRGIQLHPEQLHQIESAIDNAAAKGAKDSLILLKDMALIVNVHNRTVVTAMDGNSMKDNVFTQIDSAIIIS is encoded by the coding sequence ATGAATGAACCAATCCGCATAGGCAGCTTGTATCCCGGAAGAATTCAACCGAATTCGTTGGCCCAAGCCAAACCTACGGGAACGGCTAAGCCGAAGGATGCAAAGTTTGAGGAGATGCTGCAGAACCGGTTGCTTCATTTCAGCAATCATGCTGTTAAACGCCTCGAACAACGGGGAATTCAACTGCATCCGGAACAGCTGCATCAGATTGAATCGGCTATTGATAATGCAGCGGCAAAAGGTGCCAAAGATTCGCTGATTCTATTAAAGGATATGGCTTTGATCGTGAACGTCCATAATCGGACCGTTGTTACTGCCATGGACGGGAATAGCATGAAAGACAATGTATTCACGCAAATCGACAGCGCCATAATTATTTCTTAA
- the flgG gene encoding flagellar basal body rod protein FlgG has product MIRSMYSGVSGMRGFQTKLDVIGNNIANVNTVGFKAGRVMFKDIMSQTVSGVTAPTDDGMGGINAKQIGLGVSIGSIDTLHMAGSAMTTNNPLDLRIDGDGFFMVSLGEDQEAPFLTRAGDFHLDAARQLVTSDGLRVWSADGAPLEPLDEEVVAFTIAQDGTIMMKLANGEIEAGEAIGVARVVNPEGLEKIGGNLYRLSPNANLDELEPTTGNNAELGTGAIISGQLEMSNVDLTGEFTEMIVAQRGFQANSRIITTSDEVLQEVVNLKR; this is encoded by the coding sequence ATGATAAGATCGATGTATTCGGGCGTATCAGGAATGCGCGGGTTTCAAACTAAACTTGACGTCATCGGCAACAATATCGCTAACGTGAATACGGTAGGATTTAAGGCGGGCCGGGTCATGTTCAAAGACATTATGAGCCAGACGGTTTCTGGTGTTACCGCTCCAACCGATGACGGAATGGGCGGGATTAATGCGAAGCAAATCGGACTTGGCGTGTCGATCGGCTCCATTGATACGCTTCACATGGCCGGTAGTGCCATGACGACGAACAATCCGCTGGACTTGCGGATTGATGGGGACGGCTTCTTCATGGTTTCCTTAGGTGAAGATCAGGAAGCGCCCTTCTTGACCAGAGCAGGGGATTTCCATTTGGATGCTGCCCGTCAACTGGTGACTTCCGATGGATTGCGCGTTTGGAGTGCAGACGGCGCTCCGCTTGAGCCGCTGGACGAGGAGGTAGTAGCCTTCACGATCGCGCAGGATGGTACGATCATGATGAAGCTGGCTAATGGCGAAATTGAAGCGGGTGAGGCGATTGGGGTGGCTCGTGTGGTTAACCCTGAGGGCTTGGAGAAAATCGGCGGAAACTTGTACCGTTTAAGCCCGAACGCTAACCTCGATGAACTGGAGCCAACGACTGGAAACAACGCTGAATTAGGAACCGGTGCGATCATTTCTGGACAGCTTGAAATGTCCAACGTTGATTTAACTGGTGAATTTACAGAAATGATCGTAGCGCAGCGCGGATTCCAAGCGAACTCCCGAATCATCACGACTTCAGATGAAGTGCTGCAAGAAGTAGTAAACCTGAAGCGTTAA
- a CDS encoding flagellar FlbD family protein: MISVTRLNGTQAWLNAIMIETVEETPDTYVTLVTGKRMIVLEKAADIIAKVNEYYTEIGIHAATIKVQQTEE, encoded by the coding sequence ATGATATCTGTAACACGTTTGAATGGAACACAAGCATGGTTGAACGCCATTATGATCGAAACAGTAGAAGAAACACCTGATACATACGTAACCCTCGTTACGGGTAAACGTATGATCGTGCTGGAGAAGGCCGCCGACATTATTGCGAAGGTGAATGAATACTACACTGAGATCGGTATCCATGCAGCAACCATTAAAGTGCAACAAACGGAGGAATAG
- a CDS encoding flagellar basal body-associated FliL family protein, whose amino-acid sequence MKKMAPWLITMLLAITLIVMAAFLLVNQMTKPNSGNEVNTAVQNVGQPAQLSADELVKVTSSMDGIKTNLSDPNYVVVMNFAFQLDRESSKESFDKIKDFKIKPIIIKTLADTKPEDLIGAKGKDNLSAKLLNLINTSLPEGKLIQIDITEFIMQAI is encoded by the coding sequence ATGAAAAAAATGGCGCCTTGGCTAATTACGATGCTACTCGCAATCACTTTAATCGTAATGGCAGCTTTCCTGCTTGTGAATCAAATGACTAAGCCTAACTCAGGCAATGAAGTCAACACAGCAGTACAAAATGTAGGCCAGCCAGCACAGCTGTCAGCGGATGAGCTGGTGAAAGTTACATCGTCCATGGACGGAATCAAAACGAATTTGTCGGATCCGAATTATGTAGTCGTTATGAACTTCGCATTCCAATTGGATCGGGAATCGTCCAAGGAATCCTTTGACAAAATTAAAGATTTCAAAATCAAACCGATTATTATCAAAACGCTTGCCGACACGAAGCCGGAAGATCTGATCGGTGCTAAGGGTAAAGATAACTTGAGCGCGAAATTGTTGAATTTGATCAATACATCACTGCCTGAAGGGAAATTGATTCAAATCGATATTACAGAATTCATTATGCAGGCTATTTAG